The Schistocerca nitens isolate TAMUIC-IGC-003100 chromosome 2, iqSchNite1.1, whole genome shotgun sequence nucleotide sequence agcaataaaaacttttaaggtttgctgatgacattgtaattctgtcagaaggaGCAAacaacttggaagagtagttgcacaaaatggacagtgtcttgaaagaaggatataagatgaacatcaaaaaatgcaaaatgaggataatggagtgtagctgaattaaaccaggtgacagtgagtgaattagattagaaaacaagacacttaaagtggtaaatgagttttgctatttgggcagcaaaataattgatgatggccaaagtagagaggatataaaatgtagattggcaactgcagaaaaagcatttctgaacaaaagaaatttgttaatgttgagtaaaaatttaagtgtcagggagtcttttctgaaaatatttgtatggaatgtagcctgtatggaagtttatttatttatctcatgTTCCTTAGATCCTGGAAGCAAGTAAATCGcaaggatatggaatgtgtcaaattGTACATAGTTCAAGCATAACTTGTATAAATACTTACAATaaagatacaatgtaaataaaatcAATAGACAACAGCACAATCAATAAGCAGAAAATTGTTTTTCACATATTAAGGATAGGTAATATATATATGATATGGCATGTGTCTGATTGTACACACCTGAAGTACATCTTATATAAATGCAACAaaaagatacaatgtaaataaGATACCAACTAAACACATTAAACTGACAGAAAGTTTATGTTTCACATGTTAATGATGAGTAATATATATGGGAATCAAGATAAGTTCACTATGTAGGTctcgaactgtttaatatgctccTTAAAATTgaacaaacagtatctaaaagtaaatttaagacaacattgggtcaatggctcaaaggtaaagcattttactcagttgatgaatttaaagattgtaatatggcagatttgctgttttaacatagagaaaggtacctctgcctgtagtaggacctaaatttgtatcaatagcttaggataatgacatagtgttatcaacatgtatatgataatgacatagtgtcatcaacatgaatactccctgcttagtataaatctgtataatgttttcctttttattgtaaaattaataatatataaaattccaaatgtgtgctattgtactacactaaatttcatatgatttatatatacatctttatactgtaattgaacttattgacgaagcccgttgtataagaaaatactgaacggctaataaagattcttattcttattccaagggaaacactgaaataacaataaacaattttcatatgcctattcaaaacaaaaataattacattatttatacAACACTTGCAAGTTTAGTGATTATATACACTTTCTTTCACATATTCATCAATtgtataaaaagatttctctatCAGGTATTCCTTGAGAGTTTGTTTGATTGCTGGCAATCTATTGTTAAGGCATTTTATGTGTGGTAGGAGAGCAttaaacagcttaatgctggagtagtaagCTCCTTTTGGAAACATAGCGAGACTTTTCCATTCAATGTGCAGACTGTTTTTGGTCCTTGTGCTATAGTCATGCAATTGGCTGTTATCTCTGTAGATAGAAGGGGTATTACAGACAAAGATCAACAAAGAAAAGATATACTGTGAGGTGGTGTTAAGGATCCGCATCTTTCGAAACAAGCATCTACAAGAGTGTCTGTGATGGACGCCACTcattattctgattttttttttttttttttttttttttgcagtgaaatttttttgtgagaggttggttcccccagaatataaTAGCATAttacattaatgaatgaaaataaccaaagtaagaAACCTTAATGGTATCTATGTCAGCCACTGAAGCAATAACCCTTAGTGCAAATATTGCTGAGCTAAGTGTTTTGTCAAGATGAAGAATGTGTGTCGACCAATTACATTTGATGTCTATataagcacccaggaattttgtaacCTCAACTTTTTGTATTGCTTGATCTCTACACTTAATGTTAATTTCTTCCAGATTTCTTTGCAGAGTATGGAATCTCATATAAATGGTTTTATCTGTATTGAGTGAGAGACCGTTTGACGAAAAACAATTTACTATATCATTGAAAAGTTAGTTTGTTCAAGATTTTTGTCTGTAAAATCATCAATTAGAATCGTAGTGTCATCTTCAAAAATAGTAAATTTACTCTTTGTGTCAGAACAAAGTGGAAGATCATTAATGAAGATGAGAAACAGCACTGGATCCAAaacagagccttgtggcacaccacaacTCACTGTGCCCCACTTAGATGAGGCAGGTTCTCTGGATGTTCCATTCAGCATTACAGTCTGCTTTTGGTCCTTTAGATATGACTGGAGGCACGAACCAATGGTACCACCCAAACCATAATATTCTGGTTTTTTTCAAAAGAATtagatggtttacacaatcaaaggctttagaaaggtcacaaaaaatacctacTGGAGACATCTTTTTGTTCATGGATTCCAGAACTTGATTGGTGAAAGAGAATATTGTTTGTTCCTTACAAAGACCTGCACGAAAACCAAACTGACTTTTGTTTAGGATATTGTGGAAGCTgaggtgaaacatggatgatgaacagttcaggtgagaagagaatagaagctttcagagtgtgttacaaaagaatgctgaagagcatgtaactaatgaggaggtactgtacagaattggggagaaaagaaatttctagaacaatctgactagaagaatggatcagttgataggacacattctgagacatcacgggattaccaatttagtactggtagGCAAGGGGGGATGGGTAAGGGGGGCAGGGGGTTAAAGCTATAGAGGGAGGGCAACTTGACGTGTTCCATACACCTCAAGTTTCTCCTTCTTGATGTGATCTATGCAATATGATGAATATGTGAATGAAGTAAGGTACCTCAAATACATTCTATATCAGTCATATTACAGAGAAATTTTCAGTTAAGTGATGGGTTTAACAGATAACTACCAAGTAAATGTGTAAAAAATGGCATTTaagatacatttttatttacagaaaTGCTCCATAGATATGCTGATGGGGAAACAGTAGATGACGATGATTTCAAGGTTTGTAGCcacatattttgtcatttatttggTGCTGTACTCACATGCATGATTGCAAAATTCATATCCAATAAATAAGTGATACTGCTTATGAACTGATTTCAGTATACAAAACAGAATGCATCTGACAAactttgcttttctttttctttcagtgttaCTTGAAATGTATTATGGTTGAGTTTAATTCTGTAAGTATCTCAAGTCTTACAAAACAATTCTGTAAAATACCAAACACTTTTAACAGTCATGCATTATAATAAATAAACATTTCCTGTTTAAGCTCTCAGAGGATGGAGTTTTTGTTTTGGAAGAAGAATTAGAAAATGTTCCTCCAGAAATAAAAGAAGAAGGCCATAGGGTTGTACACAGCTGCAAACACATAAGTAAGTAATGCTGATGTAAAGTCTGAGATGAAGTTTACTAAAATAATGATATTCATTCCATGAATTGCAAAGCTAAAAAACCTACAAGAATTACAAAATTTATGTTACAGATCATGATGAAGCTTGTCAGACAGCTTACCAGATACATCAGTGCTATAAACAGAGTGACCCTGAGGTGAGTGGACTGTATTATTTTGTTCttaatattgttgtggtcttcagtctaaagactggtttgatacagcttcccatgctgatctatcctgtccaagcttcttcatctctgcatattcATTGCAATCTATACCCATGAGAACCTTCTTCCTAAAACCAACCTTGttttctctctacaatttttacctcttcCACTTCTCTCTATAAACatactgactattccttgatgcgtcCTACCAGCTGAccacttcttttagtcaggttgtttgataaatttctcttctcatcagttcagttcagtatctcttcatcAGTCTTCCATTCTACACATTTAATCTTTGGCATTCTTCCCTGTACCACATTTTAAAAGTTTATATTCTCTTCATTTCTGTACTAATTAGTACCCGTGCATTTTCACTTGCATGTagcactacactccatacaaatacattcataaaagaGTTTCCAATACTTATATTTATGTtatatgttaaaatatttctctttttcatataTTCTTTGTGGCTACCACAAATACATATTTCAAATCCTCTCTGCATCAgtgatcatcagttattatgctgcccAAATAGAACAACTCAGCCACTACTTTTGGATTCCCTTTCCTAAAGTGATTCTCTCAGCATTAgctgatttaatatgactacacaCCATTAAGCACTATATTTTTACTTTTACTAATGTTCATTTTATaaactcctttcaagatactatccattccattcatgtGTTCTTACAACTCCTTTTCCATCTGCGACAGGATCAGTGTCTTCCTGAAGAATTACTGCTTCTGTTTCATATCCTTTGATACTTATACCAGCTACATGGTTTCTACATAAGTTGTTCCTTGCATTTTCTGTCTACTCCTTGAAAAATTTGAGAAAGCAATCcagttattctcaaaatatttctctaccCACAAATAATATAACTGTGGATTTTTACATCTACAATCTATCTTCCAAAATAATAGTTTGTTTCGTGTGCTCCTACATTGGTCTGGAACCAAAACCAATCTTCACAGAGGTaaacttctattagtttttccattcttctgaaaagaatttgtgttagtattttgcaaccataacttattaaactgttgGTTGGGTAATGATTACAAATGTCAGTACCTGCCTTCTTTAGAACCGGGATTATAAACTGCATTCTTCTTCaagcctgagggtattttgtctgCTTCATATATCTTGCATAATATCTTGATTTCCTCTAGGATCTCATTGTTTATGAGGAAATGTTTGCAATCCCAAGTgctttgtttcaacttaggttATTCAGTGCGCTATCAAAtttttctcacagtatcatatctcccatcgcaTTCTCATCTACTTCCTCTTACTCTTCAATAGCATTGTCTACAATTTTGTTTCCTTTGTAGTCTTTCTATACATTCTTTCCatttttcagctttttctttcttgCTTAGTATTCACTTACCATTCGAGTCCTTCATGTTCATACAGTTTCTGTAGTATTCTTAGACATGGCATCTCTCTTTCCTGTAATCAGCACACTTTTACTGCTTTACGTttctcctctaaccattcctgtttagccattttgcattgcCTATCTATCTCATTTTCTAGACAGCAGTACACACTTTTGCTCGCTTCATTTGCTGGACTTTGATATTTCAACCTCttctcaataaaattcaatatcttGCGTATTATTCATGGATGTCAGCTATATCCCAAAGGGATCTTTCCAtcttttattgtattcatctcccctgtttcagtcaatgaCTACTTAATGTTCTCTTTAAAATTCTCAAAAAtcactggttctttcagtatatccaggtcccatgtccttgaTACTGGTTTTCTAAAAAACTATAGAAATTTTCAATGCAGTAAAACAATCAGCCTGTTAGAGTTGGGATCTTATAGTCACCTGGAATTATGTATTTAAGTCTATTCTATGAATTCCAGATTTGTTTATATTTGTAGATGGAAAAATCAAGGATAAGTAGGGCAATGCCCCatcaacaatgacgtcataagagacagagcacaagctcagcaTTGAGGAAATTGTGTCATTTTTGAATAGGCTAACCCAACATTTCAATTAAGGAATGTACGAAACCATGAGACCTCTAAATGTGGATGGCAGACCTCAAGAATTATGAGTCCACTGCATATTTGCAGATACACAGATGATACTTTTGTTATTTGGCCTCGTGGCAGTCAGAGTTTCAACAACTTTTTGGAACATCTGGATACAACACACCCAAATATTTGTTTCACAATGGAAAAGGATGGCTGCCTGCCCTTCCTTGATTTGTTGATCAGGAGGATGGTTAATGGCAAATTGGGATATGCTTCCTATAGCAAGCCTTCTCACACTGATTTGCACCTACAgcctgatagttgtcaccatctgtCTCAGCATGATTGGGTACTTTGTACCCTAGTTCACAAGACCCACATTATCCAAGTCCCAGAGATTCTGTCTGTTGAGTTAGCCCATCCTGAGGTCACCTTTCATCAGCAAGGTTACAGTGAAAGACAGACAATCTACACACTGATGATAATACTGAGGTGGCACCAAAGCCTTATGCCTTACATAGGGAGCGTTACCAACAGGACTGGTATTATTTTGTGGAAATTTGATGTCAAATCTGTTTTTCAACCAGTACTAAGATTAAAATCCTTTTAGGTTTCATAGAAGATGATTCTGATTTGTGTGGGTGTCTACAATATTCCTAACAGCTGTGgcatgttatacactactggccattaatattgctacaccaagaagaaatgcagatgataaatgggtattcattagactaatctattgtactagaactgacatgtgattacattttcacgcaatttgggtgcatagatcctgagaaatcagtgccaaaAGATAGCATACGGAtctatagaagtatctgatacataacatattacagaaaacataagaaaaatatctactatacaagtcataatttatactacatatatcaggacatggcactcagattttcagatctgtggaacattctgtcacaagacaattaatacaaagtcaaaactacaacattaccacactaaactatagaaataagtacagagacaatgtaaattactagaattacaaattgcaagtttacatTCATAAAATCATGCCTTCAAAACCtttaaaagagaagagaaaaaattcagagcCCAGGTGTACCACACCGGGTAGaaaccagcaaaaaatgtttcgacacaacaaaatgaataaagttcataatcatctCAATAAGTTTGAtcatatgtaaagagtaattataaGAAGCATGTAGCCTTAATCAATAGTTGCacactctccttgagtacacacacacacagttgcgaTGACCAGAGGTaccgaaaacagagttaagcatgagtttgcACACAACTCAAGTTCTTAtgagatacaatattgcagtgttcaggataaatacaggtaaataGAGTCATAAATAggtttgaatgatgacataatcaagtagcttgaggaccaaaatcagtgtatgaaagcagacatgtatacatcttgttatattgtctatACTACCAAATGCCTTCCATACTATTTGCTAATTGTCCATACAAACTAACATACATAAATAAaggcctagaagattcatttacaactgATAAAAAAATACTGATTTAGAGTTATATAATGTATTGGAAAGTCAATCCCCTACTtgaaaaaacacacatttatgTGGAATAATACTTTCTTTggcagtcttggctaacaatttacaaatctcagtCATTACTGATGTAGTTGACACAGAATTGAGTACATTATGCAGCACCTATAATCTCTTGTAAGTTGACAGGTCCAGTGGAGTACAGCCACacagcagtgtggggagtggatcTGCAAACATCTTGCAGTTTCCTCCCTAGAGTTCTcatcacaccctccaacagatagaTAACTTCCTGTCTaacattcacatcaaatcctgaaacattgttttgtgtactaaatatgctgttcaataccttccTCACATCACACAGCATTTCTATTGCAAAAGTAATTATGTAGGATTTACGTCAGAtaggattaaaaagtgttcacatatgaaattttaataaacagATCTAAATgcagtgaaaaaaatgaaataataagatgaatataatagagggaaacattccacgtgggaaaaatatatctaaaaacaaagatgatgtgacttaccaaatgaaagtgctggcaggtcgatagacacacaaacaaacacacaaaattcaagctttcgcaaccaacggttgctttgtcaggaaagagggaaggagaggggaagatgaaaggatgtgggttttaagagagagggtaaggagtcattccaatcccgggagcggaaagacttaccttagggggaaaaaaggacaggtatacactcgcacacacacacatatccatctgcacatacacagacacaagcagacatttgtaaaggcaaaggcaAGTTGTTCtaaacatttgtaaaggcaaatgtctgcttgtgtctgtgtatgtgcggatggatatgtgtgtgtgtgtgtgagtgtatacctgtccttttttccccctaaggtaagtctttccgctcccgggattggaatgactccttaccctctcccttaaaacccacatcctttcatcttcccctctccttccctctttcctgatgaagcaaccgttggttgcgaaagcttgaattttgtgtgtttgtttgtgtgtctatcgacctgccagcactttcatttggtaagtcacatcataagtCCTCAACATCAAAGTCCTCctcaacatctttgtttttaaataataagATGATACGCACAGATATactaagatactattcctaatttttacagtaTGAAAACTCACTGCTAGATATTTAATGGCATTGTCctatttcaaaattgtaaaaagaTCTACTGATTTACTATCATGGCATGTATGTATCAAATTCTACAGCACAAATCTACTACAAAACATAAGtatatagtgtatcatagatttaaactcagtcaatagtTAAGACAGAACTTTAAAAAGCACATTATCTTACATAATAAATTCCTAACAATggaaaaagaacaaacaaacaaaaatttagatACTGATGGATCATATCTATACgctttcagttcagtgatattgcATAAACCAGACAACTTCTTAGATTTAGGATACATGTGTCTGCATGCATTAGAATGTGGATTTTCAAGAATTTCAAATGGTCCATTATATATATTGAAAGATTTAtttatctcagatgtcaacactttagatttctctttggctttcGCCAACACAACATCTTCTACCTCAAACTTAAAAAGTCTGCCAACATGCCTCTGCTTTCTCCTATGTTCCTGTTCTTTCATCATCTCCCTTAAACATTATTCCCTCTCTCGCAGTGACAGAATTTTACATGGTAGAAACTCAACATTCTCAAAAATAAGGTTAGCTGGTCTgtgattaaacatgatttcaaatggtgaaaaagctgttgaagaatgttgtaagctgttcataatatcctcaaaatcactACAGTATGTTCTAAACATTCTTCCAAACCCTCTCatataaatttctgcagatttacTCGAAGGATGGTACACCAAGGTTAGAATATGACTTACTTTTGTGTGATCAACAAAAActttccaagcttgtgatgtaaactgagaacggttgtcagataaaattgtttaaggaatacccacctgatgaaaatatgtgttttcaaacttaGGAATGATTTGCTTACTGGTAGCTGTCTGAAGAGGAAACAGCTGTATGAACTTCGAAAATACATCgtcgcaaaaacataacaaaatccattcttagacTTAGGCAGAGTTCTATAAACATCCACAGACATGAGATCTAGGCTACTATTAGGCAGTATGTTCTGCATTTGGCCTCCACTTGCGTGGTTACTTATCTTCACACTTGGACATCTGTCATAGCTGGCAATCTTCTTCTTGACTCTCCTTGATACAttttaaaaatagatgttttcctgaatcttttgtgtgcatttggttgatacacaatgaccaaaactctcatgtgtaTAATTAATTAATGTATCAATGCACTGTTTcagccaacatagtttccaatctGCTGAGTCCCCTGAATAAGATACTCTTGTGTACCTTATAATACTGTTCCatcttttctcctcctttcttactCAATATGCTCTTAATCAATTTCGAGTTTTCATCATGATTTTGATACCTGCagatgtctttgcaaattttcaagatctctttttcctctttcacacctctcaagcacataattttaaactctttctTTCCTTCTCCAAAGTTGTTAGATGATTCACTCCCTAAAAGTAGCCCACAGAAACcatcagcaactacattgtctgtgcccttaatgtatctgatttcataattgAATTGCTGTAAAAATAAGGCCCAACGagtaattctgttatggtacaGTTTACACACCTGTAGATAacataatgataatttttaaacttgttcaatgcccaatgtacagccaaaagttctttATCAGTTACAGTGTATGCCTTTTCATGTTTCTGCAATACTCTACTAGCAAATTCAAGAGATCTATGTTCAATAACACCATCAACTTCAACCTCATGAAACAGATGAGCACCCAAACCAATATCTCTACTAtctgtcataatacaaaaaggGAGAGACAAATCTGGTTTGAACAATAACTGACTTTGACACAACTGTCCTTTGATCTCAGCAAAAGCATCCTAACACTTctgattccaatcccaaatggTATTCTTCTTCAAAAGCATTCAAAGCTTGGCagctacaaaattttctataaaatccagttaacccaaaaaatgatttaagttgtttttgttgtgaggagtaggaaaattagcaatagcatcaactttctctttatcaggtgcaatttctttttcaaatataacatgtcctaaaaatttaacttcttccGCACCAAATTTACACGTACCTATTTTCAGAGTCATACCTCCTGACtctaattttgaaaacacatttctTAACAGATCCAAATGTTTTTCCCAAGTCTATTCAGTGAGCAAATTATCATCAAtgtacacaattaattttgaactcacttcacttACCAACACAGAatccagagctcttatgaattcagctacaTATACATTTATCCCAAATGGCACCAAACAGTACTCAAAACActtacctccatacaaaaatgctgtttagtttctagaattaatttcaagtgggaTCTGGTGAAACCCAGAGGTCAACTCCAAACTATTCATGTAatttacataatcaaatttgtgAAACAGCTCGCCCATGTTCTCAGGAAGGTCATTGTCTCTGATAAGAAGCTTATTAAGATGTCTGgagtccaaaacaattctcacttcaccatttctcttacttaccacaCCTAAAGGATTATTGTAAACACTCATACTTCTCTCAATTACACCCcacatttccattttctgaatttctttctctacatcttTCCTTTTTAAAAATGGTATATTATATGGCTTGAGAAAGTAAGGTTGATGGTCTGTAAGATAAAGCATGCACTGATAGCTATTCACTTTCCTTGCTTTCTCACTAAACCCATTtctaaactccaataacaaattcTTAAGTTGTTCCTTTTGTTGGTCGGTAAGAGCTGTAGCTTCCTTTACtttagaatctactacactttTAAAATCTTGATCCTCAGTCTCATCAAAATCCATATCATCATCAAGAACCTGGTGCTCACCTCAGTTCATAATGTTTAgcaaatagttacaacttttcccatagtttcaaatacagaaattagttttcacataaatattacTTCTAGATTCCAAAATAAACAGTTCATTAGCATTCCATCCAAAACAAGCCTCATCTTTCACTATCCAGTCCACACTAAGAactatattttcttccagactagggattgTTAAGCATCCATGTTCAACAGTTTTGTCTTGTATACTAAACgttaaaagtacctgagattttaccaatttgctttgcttacttGTAGCTCCCACAATGAG carries:
- the LOC126234405 gene encoding general odorant-binding protein 83a-like, translating into MWTPLRLSACAALLLLVAAAQAWDVNMKLTGRIMDAAKEVDHKCRGSTGVPREMLHRYADGETVDDDDFKCYLKCIMVEFNSLSEDGVFVLEEELENVPPEIKEEGHRVVHSCKHINHDEACQTAYQIHQCYKQSDPELYSLVVRAFDATIDA